From Methanomicrobia archaeon:
TTCAACACTAAAAGGTATCATAGAGGGATCAAAGCCATACCAGCATCACTTTATACCGGGTAGTTTCAAAGTTTACTTAACAAAAACCGAAAGCTTTAATAATGCCAAGGTGAATAACGTATGGACGTAAAGGTAATATGAAAAGAGATGTTAGATGATATAGACCCGCTTGAAAAAACACTTTTAGGCATTTGCTTCGGTGTGCTCATCGGCTGCCTTATCTTCGGCTCTGTATTCTACCAGTATGACCCACGGAACCCCATCCCGATTTGGGAAACGATTGGACTTACCAATAGCTCTTCTCAGCCCCACTCTCAACAAACAGCACAAACGACTACACCTACTCCAGAACAAACGCTAACTCCAACACTAAGCCCAACACCAACGGCAATAGAAACGCCTACACCCGCACCCACCGAAGAAAACCGTGTATACATCAGTGATCTTGATCTTCAGAATGAATGGGTGAAAATAACCAACACCGGTACATCACCAGTAACATTAACTAAATGGAAAATTACGGATGACGGTGCCAAACACACCTACATTTTCCCTTCGTTTACTCTGTCTTCAGGTGCTACCGTAACACTGTACACAAGGCCTGGGTCGGATTCCGCTACCGAACTATACTGGGGAAGCGGGAGTTCCATTTGGAATGTGGAAGGTGACACTGCGACACTCTACGATGCCAGTGGGGATTTGGTAGATCAGTTGAAAGCTTGAAGTAAACAGACTTCCTAGGTTTTTTGACATAAATTGGCCTTATTCCCACCCACTTCGGCGTAAAACGGAGCAACGCCATTGAGTGTCACTCATCATAATAATCGTGTTACCACGGCGAATGGAGCGAAAAAGTTAAATACGAAGACGGCGAAACTCTGAATATGATAACGGTAGCGATAAATGGATGGGGTAGAATTGGCCGAATTCTGTTTAGAGCAGCGCTACGGGATAAATCAGACCTCGATATCGTGGCAATAAATAGCCGAGCGGCGGAGGCTTCCTGGGTCGCACATCTCTTGAAGTACGATTCCGTGCACGGGGTGTTTGCTGCTGACGTGCAGGCGAATAAAGACAAGAACACGCTCGTAGTGAATGGAAAGGAGATAAAGATATTAGCGGAGACCGCCCTTGAGAAGCTGCCCTGGGGCGATTTGGGTATCGATCTGGTAGTGGAATCCACGGGGGCGTTTCGAGACAGGAAGAACGCATCGAAACATCTCGCCGCCGGCTGCAAGAAGGTACTGATATCCGCGCCGGGAAAGGAGCCGGATGTAACGATCGTTCCGGGGGTCAACGACGAAATGTACGACCACGCTGCGCACAAAATTATTTCACTCGCCTCCTGTACCACCAATTGCCTGGCCCCCGTGGCAAAGGTGCTCAATGACGAATTCAGCATCAATCGTGGCTTTATGACCACGGTGCACGCGTACACCAGTGACCAGAAGCTTCTTGATGGTCGGCATAAAGACTTGAGGAGAGCACGTGCGGCTGCTATGTCCATTATACCCACGACCACCGGTGCTGCAGCGGCATTAGGGGTTGTATTACCTCCATTAGCGGGAAAAATGGACGGAATCGCGTTACGAGTGCCTACAGCCAACGTTTCCATCGTGGATCTCGTGACAGAGTTAGGACGAGACGTCACGCGCGACGAGGTGAACGGTGCTCTTGAGCACGCAGCGCAATCGTCTTTGCGCGGTATACTCGCAGTTTCTCATGAGCCGCTTGTCTCCATGGATTATATCGGCACGAACTATTCGTCCGTCGTTGATGCGGAGTATACAAATGTGATCGGCGGCAAAGGCAACTTCGTGAAAGTGCTCTCGTGGTATGACAACGAGTGGGGCTACTCGTGCCGCTTGGTCGACATGATGGACCGGATAGCGAAGCTAGGACTGTGATGTGGTGCGTAAATACGCGGGATTGCAGATAAGAATGAATAACCAGTTAAGAGATTTCCTGACCCTGGATGATTTCGACGTAGCAGGCAAAACGGTGCTCTTCAGGGCGGATTTGAACTCCGTCATTATCGATGGCAATGTCCAGATGAAGGAGCGGATAGTGGAGAATGCGAAGACGATACGGGAACTTACGGAGCGGAACGCGAAGGTGGTCATTCTCGCACATCAGGGTCGTGCAGGCGGCAAGGAGTTCCTTCCACTGGAGCAGCACGCGCGCTTGCTCAATACCATCGTGGACGTCACGTATGTTGAGGACATCATAGGGCCTGTCGCACGCGAGACGATAAAGAGACTTGAGAACGGTGAGGTGTTATTGCTCGACAACGTGCGATTGCTGGCCGAGGAGACCCTTGCCAAAACGCCGGAAGAGCATTCGAAATCGATCTTTGTACAGAGGCTTGCTCCGCTCGCCGATCTGTACATAAATGATGCGTTCTCTGTGGCTCATCGGGCGCATGCATCGGTGGTAGGCTTTCCTATGGTGCTGGATGCCGGCGTGGGTCGCTTGATGGAGAGTGAGTTGAGCGCCCTGGAACGTGCGGTTAATAACATCGAACGCCCATCCGTATACGTGCTCGGAGGCGTGAAGCCAGAAGAGGTATTCGATATAATCGAGTTCGCACTGGAGTCCCGAGAGGTGGATTACATACTCACCACCGGCGGGGTTGGCAATCTCTTCATGGTCGCGAACGGTATGATCCCGATGAAAGTCGAGGATCAACTCTTAGAAAGCGTGCGCAGGGCAAAGGACATACAGAGACGAGCGGGCAATAAAATCAAGTATCCCTGGGATCTCGCTATCGAGCTGAACGGCAAGCGCGAGGAAATTCCGGTGGATATGGTCAAACCAAACCAGCCGATCTACGATATCGGGCATGTAACGATGGAGAAATATTCAGAGATCATCAAGAACGCGCGTACGGTGATTATGAAAGGTCCCGCGGGATACTATGAGAGGGAGGGCTTTGCAGACGGCACGCGAGCGCTCTTCAAGGCAATCGCGGAATCCAAAGCGTTCTCACTTCTCGGTGGCGGGCATACCTCGGCGGCGATCAGCGAACTCGGTCTTGATAGAAGTGAGATGAAGCATGTCCACGTGAGTCTCGCGGGAGGCGCATTCCTGCGTTATCTCTTAGGGAATCAACTACCAGGGCTCGAGGTATTGAAGCGAAAAAAGTAAGTTTATCTTGTGGCTTGTGTTAGTTACTATTACCTAAAAGAGGGGTCGTAGGGTAGAGGATATCCTGTCAGGTTCCGGACCTGACGACCTGGGTTCGAATCCCAGCGACTCCGCTCAAACCTTTTGCGACGCAAAAGCGTTTTCGTGGAATAATCAAGCTGTTTCTTTAGACAGATTTTAAAAAGTACATGATATGGAAAATACGGGCGATCTGGGAAGTAACGAGATTAGAGCACGGCTTGATGTATGGCTTCGGCGTGCTCATAGGAATAATCATTGCGGGAGGTAGAATTTACGAGCCTGCGTCGATTTATGGGCTCTCGTTGGTGCTCCCATCGTTCGGCGCGACGTTCGGATTTTTTACCGCGCTCTTCATCCAGGCCGGCACCTTTGCGCTCAACGATTACTGCGACCTGAAATCGGATATTGCGAACAAGAGGCTGGATAGACCGCTCGTGAGGGGCGAGCTGAGTAAAAAGGAGGCGTTGCTCGTCTCGATTTCAGCCACTACGCTCGGCATTATAATTGCCTCGTTTCTCCATCCCGTTCTCTTCATCCTGGCGGTAATATCAGGGGTGCTCGGTATCCTGTACGACCTGAAGATGAAGGAATTCCTTGCCGTGAGCAATATTTATATCGCGTTGACGATGGCGATACCCTTTATCTTCGGCGGATTGATCGTCGTACCCAACAGGATAGACCTGGTGCTCCTTGTCCTTGCCACTATAGCGTTCCTCGCGGGCTTCGGCAGAGAGGTAATGAAGGATATTGCGGATATAAAAGGTGACGCGCTGCGGGAAATAAAGAGCTTTGCGCGGCTATACGGCGTGAAGCAAGCGGTACGGATTGTGATCATCTCGTATGTGCTCGCCGTTGTGCTGAGTGCAATTCCGCTCTTCTCGGTCAATACCGCTTATTACTTCGATCTTGCGTATCTATTTCCGGTTATGGCGGCCGATGCGCTGTTTCTCCATACTTCTCTCGCTCTGTGGAGCATGCACGACGAGACTGGGGACTATGACAGAATGAGGAAAGAGACGTTGCTGGCGATTGGTATTGGGTTACTAGCATTTGTAAGTGGTGCTCTCTGGTAAGTTAACTTACTCGGCGGTTTAAATAACGAAGCCGTTCTGTTTTCCTAGCTCATTGGTGGCAGCGGAATAAAAAAAGAAAAAAGGAAACCCTGCTTACTTAATTATCATTCAATTCTAATCGCAGGGATCCAGTTATGATATTTTTTACCATTGGCATCCTCGAATGTGGTGCAGGTTATTGTTCCTCCTGTCGCATTAACTGGCGTTTCATGTAGTATCTGCGGGTACGAGCCGAGTTCGATCGTAATATTGTAAGTTTTCCCGGCTTCCAACGTCACCTCGTCAAAGGTTAGCGTTTGCCAGTCGCCCGAGTAGCCGCTCCAGGTCGCATTAACGTCGATGCCGTCGCCCCAGACACGTACGTATTCGCTGTGACCGCCCGTTCCCGTGCAGGGGTAAGTGTACAGCGTATGGACAACAGTGTCATTCTGAAGTTTTATCGTTCCGTTGAAGGTGCCCCCGATACTCGGGTACGGGTTCAAGGATTCTCCGGTATCAAAGAGGTTCGGATAAACCTCGCTGTAGGTTACTGCGTACATCTCCGTGGGTATCCAAAGCAGCAAATCGTTCTGCCCATCTCCATCC
This genomic window contains:
- a CDS encoding UbiA family prenyltransferase; translation: MIWKIRAIWEVTRLEHGLMYGFGVLIGIIIAGGRIYEPASIYGLSLVLPSFGATFGFFTALFIQAGTFALNDYCDLKSDIANKRLDRPLVRGELSKKEALLVSISATTLGIIIASFLHPVLFILAVISGVLGILYDLKMKEFLAVSNIYIALTMAIPFIFGGLIVVPNRIDLVLLVLATIAFLAGFGREVMKDIADIKGDALREIKSFARLYGVKQAVRIVIISYVLAVVLSAIPLFSVNTAYYFDLAYLFPVMAADALFLHTSLALWSMHDETGDYDRMRKETLLAIGIGLLAFVSGALW
- the gap gene encoding type I glyceraldehyde-3-phosphate dehydrogenase translates to MITVAINGWGRIGRILFRAALRDKSDLDIVAINSRAAEASWVAHLLKYDSVHGVFAADVQANKDKNTLVVNGKEIKILAETALEKLPWGDLGIDLVVESTGAFRDRKNASKHLAAGCKKVLISAPGKEPDVTIVPGVNDEMYDHAAHKIISLASCTTNCLAPVAKVLNDEFSINRGFMTTVHAYTSDQKLLDGRHKDLRRARAAAMSIIPTTTGAAAALGVVLPPLAGKMDGIALRVPTANVSIVDLVTELGRDVTRDEVNGALEHAAQSSLRGILAVSHEPLVSMDYIGTNYSSVVDAEYTNVIGGKGNFVKVLSWYDNEWGYSCRLVDMMDRIAKLGL
- the pgk gene encoding phosphoglycerate kinase, whose amino-acid sequence is MNNQLRDFLTLDDFDVAGKTVLFRADLNSVIIDGNVQMKERIVENAKTIRELTERNAKVVILAHQGRAGGKEFLPLEQHARLLNTIVDVTYVEDIIGPVARETIKRLENGEVLLLDNVRLLAEETLAKTPEEHSKSIFVQRLAPLADLYINDAFSVAHRAHASVVGFPMVLDAGVGRLMESELSALERAVNNIERPSVYVLGGVKPEEVFDIIEFALESREVDYILTTGGVGNLFMVANGMIPMKVEDQLLESVRRAKDIQRRAGNKIKYPWDLAIELNGKREEIPVDMVKPNQPIYDIGHVTMEKYSEIIKNARTVIMKGPAGYYEREGFADGTRALFKAIAESKAFSLLGGGHTSAAISELGLDRSEMKHVHVSLAGGAFLRYLLGNQLPGLEVLKRKK
- a CDS encoding lamin tail domain-containing protein — encoded protein: MLDDIDPLEKTLLGICFGVLIGCLIFGSVFYQYDPRNPIPIWETIGLTNSSSQPHSQQTAQTTTPTPEQTLTPTLSPTPTAIETPTPAPTEENRVYISDLDLQNEWVKITNTGTSPVTLTKWKITDDGAKHTYIFPSFTLSSGATVTLYTRPGSDSATELYWGSGSSIWNVEGDTATLYDASGDLVDQLKA